The genome window ATTCCGCCTTTGCGGCGTCAAATTCTTTTTGCGAAACGGCGTTTTTAGCTAGCAGCGACTTTGCGCGATCGTAGTTGGCCTCCGCTATCCAAAGCGCGGTCTTAGCTTGTTTTAGCTCGGCATTTATCCGCTCGATCTCCTCCGGGCGCTTGCCCGTGCTAAGGTCGGCTAGCTCGGCCTCTAGAGCTTCTATGTTAGCCTTTGCGGCGTCTAAATTTGCCAGCGCTTCGGCGCTCTCAATCTCAAAAAGCGGCTCGCCTTTTTGGACGACGACGCCCTCTTTGACGCTTAAATTTACGATCTGCCCGCTAACGCCAGGCGCCACGTAAAGATAATCTCCTTCGACGTAGCCGTTAAAAAACGCGCTCCGGCTTTCGTCCGCGCAGCCCGCAAAAATCAGGATAAAAAAGGCAAAAAACGCGTAAAATTTGCTCAAATTTAAACTCATTTCGCCTCCTTAAAGCCGCTGTCTCATTAGCATTATACTCCGCTTTGGTTAAATTTGGCTACATTTTAGGATGCCGCGCGGTACTCGGGAGGGAAATACTATCGGAGCGCAGGCTTCGGATAGTGCAGCAGAAGTGGTGGTTTTTTATCTCTTTTTAGGAAAGAGTAATTTAAATTTGGAGCAAATCTATACGGCGATTTAGTATTTTTCGAGTTTGAAATTTTCCAGATGCGCTTTATAAGCACCATAAAAACGGCAACTCAAAAAAAGAGGATAAAAAATATCCGCTTTAAGCTTTCTTTGAAGAGCAAGATTATATAATTCTCATTTTAACGATAGTAGTTATTAATATTAAATATTGAGGAGAAGAAATGAAAAAAATCATTTCAGGTGCGCTAGCCACGTCATTGCTGGCTGCTTCGGCATTTGCTTTTAGTGTAGATGGCAACCCTAGCGTCAAATTCGTTGGTTATAAGTTAGCTAACAAAACAGCCGTCGAGGGTACGTTTAAAGATCTTGGCTTTAAAAGCGCGGAAAACGCAAATTTTGCCGATTTTCTAAAAACCTTTGAGTTTAACATCGATCCTAAAAATATCGATACAAAGTTGCCCGATCGCGACAAACGTGTCGGTATGATCTTTGACGGCAACGCAATAACAGCTAAAATCGTATCCGTAAGCGGCGACGAAAAAGCGGGCGAAGCTGAAGTCGAAGTTAGCGTAAAAGGAAACTCAAAGTCTTACAAAACGCAGTATACGGTGGAAGATGGTAAACTAAAGGCTAAAATCGGCATTGACTTGTTGGCTGATTTGAAACTCAATGAGACATTTGAAAAATACGCGGCTTCAGCCAAGCCTTTTCATGGTGGCAAAAGCTATCCGGATGTAGAAATCTCACTCGAAGCTAAAATAAAATAATCCTTAAATTCGGCGCTTAAAGATCTGCTTGCGCCGAATTTTCTACTTTATTATTATTTTTTATTCCGTAATGCCGAAAAATCGATAACTTAAGATATAATGAGCCGTAAAATTTAATTAAGGCGAAAAAATGACGACGAAAGAAAATAAAAAAGGGGCGGTAAGCGCGCTATTTTTGGCGGTTGCGCTGTTTGCGGCGGGGTGTGCGGGATATTTTTATTACGGCATAGGCGGGACGGGCGTTTTTACGATGGTCGTTGCCGTGATCTGCGCCGTTTTTTGCGTGAAAAAGATATTTCAGGTTAGCTTTCTAAGCATCGATGACGACGGGTTTTTGGTGCAAAAAGGCGGCAAGAACGCCAAATTTTACTTTAAAGATATCGAAGAGATCGGCGTTCGTATGGTCGACGCCAAGCGCAAAATCGACGTTTTAAACGTGAGGTTTAAAAGAGGCAAACTAGACCGCGACGCGGCTGATGGCCTCATGCAGCCTATCGGCGACGATGACGCCGTGATATACGACAAATACGAGCTATCCAAGCACGAGGTTTTTAAAATTTTAAAGCAGAAATTTGAGGCGTTAAACGCGCAAAAAAGCGAAAATAAGAAAAAGTAAAATTTGGCTAGGCCCGCTGGAGTCAAATTTGATTTTTAGCTTTAGTGACCCAAATTTGCGAATTTGACCGAAATTTGAGTCAAACCCGCAAGGCTAAATTTATTTATTAAAATACGCCGCGAGCGCGCTTAGCCAAACAAACAGAGCTATTATCCAAGACATCGTCCACGGCGTACCCGCGGAAAACGCCGCAAGCATCGCACAAAAAACGGTAAAAAGTAAAAGGATGCCGCTGCCGTATTGCAACGAGCCTATGAGCGCAGCGGCCGAGCCTTTCATCTCCTGCGGCACGCTATCAAGAGCGGCGGCATTGGAGCAAGAAGCGATGATGCCGTTCATGCTAAAAACGAAAAACATCGGGATTATCACGCCAAGAACTCCGCCCGTTTTGAAAAACGCAAACGCAAATAGCACGCCGGTAGCAAGCGCGGCAACGAGCGTGGAGACTATGAGCAGGCGGTTTAGCGCATAGCGCTTTACCAGCTTTTTATTTACGAAACTTAGCGCCATGACGCCCACGATGTTTATGCCGAATAAAAATCCGTAGTATTTGCTAGGAATGCCGAAATAATCGATATAGACAAAGCCCGTGATAAAGGCATAGACGGCTACGTAGAAAAACGTCACGCTAAGAGTGTAGCGCATAAATTTGGCATCTTGTAATAATCTTAGATAGTTCCTAAAAGACGATACGATGGGCTTTGTGGAGCGCTTTTGCGACGGCAAGGTCTCCGGCAGAGAAAAAATCATCGCAAACATAATCGCGCTAGCTAGCGCCATCAGCCAAAATATCCCGTGCCAAGAGCCAAACTCCAGTATCGCGCCGCCCGGTAACGTACCCACTATCGGCGCTATCGCCATGATGATAACCAGCGTAGAGAGCATCTGTGCGGCCTGCGAGCTACCGAAAAGATCGCTGCATTTTACGATTTTGGCCCGGCTTAACATCGGTCCTACGCACGCGCCCACGGCCTGAAACACGCGCCAGAACACTACGCTAGCCATATTGTCCGACATCGCGCATCCTACTGATCCGATCGCAAAGAGCGCCATACCGATAAAAAGCGGGATTTTACGCCCGATCCTATCGCTGATAGGCCCCCATACGAGCTGCGCTATAGCAAAGCCGATCAAAAAGCCCGTTATCGTGAGCTCCGCATCGCCGTGCAGCTGCCGCTCCATCGTAGGCATAGCAGGTAGATATACGTCCGTAGATAGCGATGTACAAGCCATGAGCGCGCTTAGCACGACTAAAAAAGATAGTTAAGTTTTTGAAGAGTTCAAATTTTTCCTTTTGTTGTTATTTGAGTGGGCGCAGGGTTTGCGCGACTGGAGATTGACAGCTTTAAATTTGCTCAAATTTGTTTTGATAAAATTGGCGCGATTATAGCTAAATTTAAACGCTTTTCGGCGCGGAAGCTTAAATTAAATTTGATGTAAAATTTGAATGCAGGTGGGAAAATTTAAGCTAGAAATTTAAACACGGTAGATCAAGGCGCAGTATTTTTTCGCTAGACGCGGCAAATTTTACCTTGCGAATGAGGTGGGCTGTATGTCCCGTCGCAGTGAAGCAAGGTAAAATTTAACAAAGTATAGCGGAAAAAGACAAGCCTAAATTTAGACTTCGTATCTTTCTCCGGGTTTCATCTCTATCATCTCCCACGGCAAGCCCTGCTTATTTAGCTCGTCCATGAAAGGTTTGGCGTCGAAATTTTCCATATTAAAGACGCCTTTTCCGCCCCAAATACCCTTTGCAACCATCATCGAGCCGATCATCGCAGGCACGCCCGTCGTGTAGCTCACGGCCTGCGCACCCGTCTCGGCGTAGCAAGCCTCGTGGTCGCAGACGTTATAGATATAGACTTGACGCTCTTTACCGTCTTTTAAGCCGCGTATTAC of Campylobacter showae contains these proteins:
- a CDS encoding multidrug effflux MFS transporter; translation: MLSALMACTSLSTDVYLPAMPTMERQLHGDAELTITGFLIGFAIAQLVWGPISDRIGRKIPLFIGMALFAIGSVGCAMSDNMASVVFWRVFQAVGACVGPMLSRAKIVKCSDLFGSSQAAQMLSTLVIIMAIAPIVGTLPGGAILEFGSWHGIFWLMALASAIMFAMIFSLPETLPSQKRSTKPIVSSFRNYLRLLQDAKFMRYTLSVTFFYVAVYAFITGFVYIDYFGIPSKYYGFLFGINIVGVMALSFVNKKLVKRYALNRLLIVSTLVAALATGVLFAFAFFKTGGVLGVIIPMFFVFSMNGIIASCSNAAALDSVPQEMKGSAAALIGSLQYGSGILLLFTVFCAMLAAFSAGTPWTMSWIIALFVWLSALAAYFNK
- a CDS encoding YceI family protein: MKKIISGALATSLLAASAFAFSVDGNPSVKFVGYKLANKTAVEGTFKDLGFKSAENANFADFLKTFEFNIDPKNIDTKLPDRDKRVGMIFDGNAITAKIVSVSGDEKAGEAEVEVSVKGNSKSYKTQYTVEDGKLKAKIGIDLLADLKLNETFEKYAASAKPFHGGKSYPDVEISLEAKIK
- a CDS encoding molybdate transport repressor, producing MTTKENKKGAVSALFLAVALFAAGCAGYFYYGIGGTGVFTMVVAVICAVFCVKKIFQVSFLSIDDDGFLVQKGGKNAKFYFKDIEEIGVRMVDAKRKIDVLNVRFKRGKLDRDAADGLMQPIGDDDAVIYDKYELSKHEVFKILKQKFEALNAQKSENKKK